From the Gordonia bronchialis DSM 43247 genome, one window contains:
- the iolB gene encoding 5-deoxy-glucuronate isomerase, with protein sequence MNSKWYIPARSAKAPLTVEVTPASAGWSESSLFVAELTAGESLSWTTGRDEIIVVPLSGSASVTSDGEKFELTGRASVFDGPSDFVYVGRDSTFTLATADGGRFALCGARAGKKLPFRYVPAADVAVELRGAGNCSRQVHNFGTADAFEADSIIACEVITPGGNWSSYPAHKHDENSDVESQLEEIYYFEIADGPDGTPGFGYHRVYGTPERPIEVLEEVRSGDVVLVPHGYHGPSIAAPGYHMYYLNVMAGPGDERAWLICDDPAHTWLRGSWERQDVDPRLPLHENPSQD encoded by the coding sequence ATGAACAGCAAGTGGTACATCCCCGCCCGGTCGGCCAAGGCGCCGCTCACCGTCGAGGTGACTCCCGCCTCCGCGGGCTGGAGCGAGTCGTCGCTGTTCGTCGCCGAACTGACCGCCGGTGAATCGCTGAGTTGGACCACCGGCCGCGACGAGATCATCGTCGTCCCGCTGTCCGGGTCGGCCAGTGTCACCTCCGACGGCGAGAAGTTCGAACTCACCGGCCGGGCAAGCGTTTTCGACGGACCGAGCGACTTCGTCTACGTCGGCCGGGACTCCACGTTCACGCTGGCCACCGCCGACGGCGGCCGCTTCGCACTGTGCGGTGCACGCGCCGGCAAGAAATTGCCGTTCCGCTACGTGCCTGCCGCCGATGTCGCCGTCGAACTCCGCGGAGCCGGCAACTGCAGTCGGCAGGTGCACAACTTCGGCACCGCGGACGCCTTCGAGGCCGATTCCATCATCGCCTGCGAGGTCATCACCCCCGGCGGCAACTGGTCGAGCTACCCGGCACACAAACACGACGAGAACTCCGACGTCGAATCGCAGCTCGAGGAGATCTACTACTTCGAAATCGCTGATGGCCCCGATGGCACACCGGGTTTCGGCTATCACCGGGTCTATGGCACACCCGAGCGGCCCATCGAGGTCCTCGAGGAGGTGCGCAGCGGTGACGTGGTGCTCGTCCCGCACGGGTACCACGGACCGTCGATCGCCGCTCCCGGCTACCACATGTACTACCTCAACGTGATGGCCGGACCGGGCGACGAACGTGCCTGGCTCATCTGCGACGACCCCGCTCACACCTGGCTGCGCGGCAGCTGGGAACGCCAGGACGTCGACCCCCGACTTCCGTTGCACGAGAATCCCTCCCAGGACTAG
- a CDS encoding LacI family DNA-binding transcriptional regulator, with amino-acid sequence MAARAAGTASPRKPTMADVAKQAGVSRTLVSFILDGKPGASDDTRRRVLAVADEIGYRPDAAARLLARGRSRTLGVLIDVSQLFEAELVANIYPAAEEFGHEVLLSANVPGRSEVTSVEALLSHRCGALILLGPSQSDDDLAELGRRAPTVVVGRRLPNTPLGDRIATVRTDDADGLRRAVDYLTDLGHRDILHVDGNGEPGSDDRRDGYRAAMRAHGLPDHIDIVAGAHDEAAGAHAAREIMSRTRLPTAIIAGNDRCALGILDVFTRAGIDIPGEVSLVGYDDSRLSDNPRIDLTTIHQDAEAIGRNAVRLAVEMLDGTQPARPDHVLEPSLKVRGTTGPPRR; translated from the coding sequence ATGGCCGCGCGAGCAGCGGGCACGGCGTCCCCACGCAAACCCACCATGGCCGATGTGGCCAAGCAAGCCGGAGTGTCCCGGACGCTGGTGTCGTTCATCCTCGACGGGAAGCCCGGGGCCAGCGACGACACCCGGCGTCGGGTGCTCGCTGTCGCCGATGAGATCGGATACCGGCCGGACGCGGCGGCCCGCTTGTTGGCGCGTGGACGAAGTCGGACGCTGGGGGTGCTGATCGACGTCTCGCAGTTGTTCGAGGCGGAGTTGGTGGCCAACATCTATCCGGCGGCCGAGGAGTTCGGCCACGAGGTACTGCTCTCGGCCAACGTGCCGGGCCGGTCCGAGGTGACCTCGGTGGAAGCGCTGCTCAGTCACCGTTGCGGTGCGCTCATCCTGCTCGGACCGTCCCAATCCGACGACGACCTGGCCGAACTGGGAAGGCGTGCTCCCACCGTTGTCGTGGGCAGGCGGCTCCCGAACACCCCGCTCGGCGACCGTATCGCCACCGTGCGCACCGACGACGCCGACGGCTTGCGCCGGGCCGTCGACTACCTCACCGACCTCGGCCACCGCGACATCCTGCATGTCGACGGCAACGGGGAGCCGGGCTCGGACGACCGTCGCGATGGCTACCGTGCCGCCATGCGAGCCCACGGCTTACCCGACCATATCGACATCGTCGCGGGCGCCCACGACGAGGCGGCGGGCGCACATGCGGCGCGGGAGATCATGTCCCGCACACGATTACCCACTGCCATCATCGCCGGCAACGACCGATGCGCCCTCGGCATCCTGGACGTGTTCACCCGAGCCGGGATCGACATCCCGGGTGAGGTCTCCCTCGTCGGATACGACGACAGCCGACTTTCCGACAACCCGCGTATCGATCTCACCACCATCCATCAGGACGCAGAAGCGATCGGGCGCAACGCCGTCCGCCTTGCTGTCGAGATGCTCGACGGGACGCAGCCGGCCCGGCCCGACCACGTCCTCGAACCCAGCCTGAAGGTCCGCGGCACCACCGGCCCGCCCCGCCGCTGA
- a CDS encoding sugar porter family MFS transporter, whose protein sequence is MSAPATAPSASTGRFLTKLTVIATLGGLLFGYDTGVISGALLYMKDDLHLTSVTEAVVVSSLLFPGAAFGALFGGRLADRLGRKRTLLGCGAIFLLGALGCALAPSVAAMVIARIILGFGVGAAAVTCPLYLAEMAPVERRGRMVTINELMIVTGQMLAFATNALLDHLIHDPHVWRIMLAVASIPAVALLIGMTALPDSPRWYALQNRLPEARSVLGLSRTPAEADAEYVQIVEHTEHITGSNKTPMSLLRDVPWIRHIVMIGCGLAIIQQATGINTVNYYAPTILEQSGLGVSASLIATIAVGVTSVITTIIGIILLGYIGRRTMLLIGFAGVAVSQAALALTFLLPESTTRSYVILGCMILFVAFVQMFIGTCVWLLLSEIFPLSVRGFAMGIAVFILWCTNALISFLFPVLNSALGSTGTFGLFVAINLVSLVFVYLTVPETKGISLEDLEEHLELHHQNRTGPIPVSTAA, encoded by the coding sequence ATGTCCGCACCGGCCACAGCTCCGTCAGCGTCCACCGGACGCTTTCTGACCAAGCTGACCGTCATCGCAACCCTCGGGGGGCTGCTGTTCGGTTATGACACCGGCGTCATCTCCGGCGCCCTGCTCTACATGAAAGACGACCTGCACCTGACCTCGGTGACCGAGGCGGTTGTGGTCAGTTCGCTCCTCTTCCCCGGCGCCGCGTTCGGCGCCCTCTTCGGCGGCCGGCTGGCCGACCGGCTCGGTCGCAAGCGCACCCTGCTCGGCTGCGGTGCGATCTTCTTGCTCGGCGCCCTCGGCTGCGCACTCGCGCCGAGCGTTGCCGCCATGGTGATCGCCCGCATCATCCTCGGCTTCGGCGTCGGCGCCGCAGCGGTGACCTGCCCGCTCTACCTGGCTGAGATGGCACCTGTCGAGCGCCGTGGACGGATGGTCACCATCAACGAGCTGATGATCGTCACCGGACAGATGCTCGCCTTCGCGACCAACGCGCTGCTCGACCACCTCATCCACGACCCGCACGTCTGGCGCATCATGCTGGCCGTTGCCTCGATCCCGGCCGTCGCTCTGCTCATCGGCATGACGGCACTGCCCGATTCCCCACGCTGGTATGCCCTGCAGAACCGGCTGCCCGAGGCCCGCTCTGTGCTCGGCCTGAGCCGCACTCCCGCCGAGGCCGACGCGGAGTACGTGCAGATCGTCGAACACACCGAACACATCACCGGCAGCAACAAGACGCCGATGTCCCTGCTGCGCGACGTGCCCTGGATCCGCCACATCGTGATGATCGGCTGCGGGCTCGCCATCATTCAGCAGGCAACCGGCATCAACACCGTGAATTATTACGCACCAACGATTCTCGAGCAGAGCGGCCTCGGCGTGAGCGCATCACTCATCGCCACCATCGCGGTGGGCGTGACCTCGGTGATCACCACCATCATCGGGATCATCCTGCTCGGCTACATCGGCCGTCGAACCATGCTGCTCATCGGCTTCGCCGGTGTCGCGGTGTCGCAGGCCGCCCTGGCACTGACCTTCCTGCTCCCCGAGTCGACAACCCGGAGCTACGTCATCCTCGGCTGCATGATCCTGTTCGTCGCCTTCGTGCAGATGTTCATCGGCACCTGCGTCTGGCTGCTGCTGTCGGAGATCTTCCCGCTCAGCGTGCGCGGGTTCGCGATGGGGATCGCGGTCTTCATCCTGTGGTGCACCAACGCCCTCATCTCGTTCCTGTTCCCCGTGCTCAACTCTGCCCTCGGTTCCACCGGAACGTTCGGACTGTTCGTCGCGATCAACCTGGTCTCACTGGTCTTCGTCTACCTGACGGTGCCGGAGACCAAGGGGATCAGCCTCGAAGATCTCGAAGAGCATCTCGAACTGCATCACCAGAACCGCACCGGACCGATCCCGGTCTCCACGGCCGCCTGA
- a CDS encoding CoA-acylating methylmalonate-semialdehyde dehydrogenase — MSAPAITRTVTHWVNNEAFAGASSKTAPITNPATGEVTGEVALADLADARAVIDSAAAAFPAWRDTSLTKRTAVLFRFRELLNERKGELAEIITAEHGKVLSDALGEISRGQEVVEFACGIPHLLKGGYTENASTKVDVHSVYQPLGPVGIISPFNFPAMVPMWFFPIAIAAGNTVVLKPSEKDPTASLWLAQLWKEAGLPDGVFNVLQGDKVAVDELLTNPKIKAISFVGSTPIAQYVYATGTAAGKRVQALGGAKNHAIILPDADLDLAADAMVNAGFGSAGERCMAISVAVAVGDIADDLVAKITERARTIRTGDGTRDSDMGPLVTAAHRDKVRSYVDAGEAAGATVVLDGRGVAADGGADGFWLGPTLFDHVTPDMSIYTDEIFGPVLAVVRVDSYDEALELINANPYGNGTAIFTNDGGAARRFQNEVEVGMVGINVPIPVPMAYFSFGGWKASLFGDTHAHGTEGIHFFTRTKAITTRWLDPSHGGLNLGFPQNG; from the coding sequence ATGTCTGCACCCGCCATCACCCGCACCGTCACCCACTGGGTGAACAACGAGGCCTTCGCCGGCGCCTCATCGAAGACTGCGCCCATCACCAACCCGGCGACCGGTGAGGTCACCGGTGAGGTGGCGCTGGCCGACCTCGCCGACGCCCGCGCCGTGATCGATTCCGCTGCGGCGGCGTTCCCGGCGTGGCGCGACACCAGCCTGACCAAGCGCACCGCGGTGCTGTTCCGCTTCCGCGAGCTGCTCAACGAACGCAAGGGCGAGTTGGCCGAGATCATCACCGCCGAGCACGGCAAGGTGCTCTCCGATGCCCTCGGGGAGATCTCCCGTGGCCAGGAGGTCGTCGAGTTCGCTTGCGGTATCCCGCATCTTCTCAAGGGTGGCTACACCGAGAACGCCTCGACCAAGGTCGACGTGCACTCGGTGTATCAGCCGCTCGGCCCGGTCGGCATCATCTCCCCGTTCAACTTCCCGGCCATGGTGCCGATGTGGTTCTTCCCCATCGCGATCGCCGCGGGCAACACCGTGGTCCTCAAACCCTCGGAGAAGGACCCGACCGCCTCGCTGTGGCTGGCGCAGTTGTGGAAGGAAGCCGGTCTGCCCGACGGTGTGTTCAACGTGCTGCAGGGCGACAAGGTCGCCGTCGACGAGTTGCTGACCAACCCGAAGATCAAGGCCATCAGCTTCGTCGGTTCCACCCCGATCGCGCAGTACGTGTATGCCACCGGCACCGCCGCCGGCAAACGCGTCCAGGCGCTCGGTGGGGCCAAGAACCACGCCATCATCCTCCCGGACGCCGATCTGGATCTGGCCGCCGATGCGATGGTCAACGCCGGTTTCGGCTCGGCCGGGGAACGCTGCATGGCCATCTCGGTCGCCGTGGCCGTCGGTGACATCGCCGACGACCTGGTCGCCAAGATCACCGAGCGCGCACGCACCATCCGCACCGGGGACGGCACCCGCGACTCCGACATGGGACCGCTGGTCACCGCCGCCCACCGCGACAAGGTCCGCAGCTACGTCGACGCCGGTGAAGCCGCCGGTGCCACCGTGGTTCTCGACGGACGCGGCGTCGCGGCCGACGGCGGGGCCGACGGTTTCTGGTTGGGCCCGACCCTGTTCGACCACGTCACCCCCGACATGAGCATCTACACCGACGAGATCTTCGGCCCGGTGCTCGCGGTGGTGCGGGTGGACTCCTACGACGAGGCACTGGAGTTGATCAACGCCAACCCCTACGGCAACGGCACCGCCATCTTCACCAACGACGGTGGCGCGGCCCGACGGTTCCAGAACGAGGTCGAGGTCGGCATGGTAGGCATCAACGTGCCCATCCCGGTCCCGATGGCCTACTTCAGCTTCGGCGGCTGGAAGGCCTCACTGTTCGGCGACACCCACGCCCACGGCACCGAAGGCATCCACTTCTTCACCCGCACCAAAGCCATCACCACCCGCTGGCTCGACCCGAGCCACGGCGGCCTCAACCTCGGCTTCCCGCAAAACGGCTGA
- a CDS encoding Gfo/Idh/MocA family protein — MTDDTSTRSQARGSARDLRIAVLGVGMMGADHVARITERTKGARVTVLNDYFPEKAEQLAAGIPGCRVINDPLDAIADPEVDAVILATPGPTHEKQLLACIEHGKPVMCEKPLTTDVDTSLEVVKREAASGRKLIQVGFMRRFDDEYEQLKGLIDNGTFGQLLVAHCVHRNPAVPPNFDSAMIVKDSLVHEVDVTRFLFDEEIASVQIIAPGSNPNAPAGLKDPQIAIFTTASGRHIDVECFVTTGVAYEVRTEVVGEFGSAFIGLDQGGVVRKQRNPVQSDTGDGRKIAGIWGGDITPSFVERFGRAYDTEIQRWVNAVHAGTNVDGPGAWDGYAAAAVCAAGVKALETGQPQTVEMVDRASIPGA; from the coding sequence ATGACCGACGATACTTCGACACGCTCGCAGGCTCGCGGCTCAGCACGAGACCTCCGCATCGCCGTCCTCGGCGTCGGCATGATGGGCGCCGACCACGTCGCCCGGATCACCGAGCGCACCAAGGGTGCTCGCGTGACCGTGCTCAACGACTACTTCCCGGAGAAGGCCGAGCAGCTCGCGGCGGGCATCCCCGGGTGCCGGGTCATCAACGATCCGCTCGACGCCATCGCCGATCCGGAGGTGGATGCGGTCATCCTCGCCACCCCCGGCCCCACCCACGAGAAGCAGCTACTCGCCTGCATCGAGCACGGCAAGCCCGTCATGTGTGAGAAGCCGCTGACCACCGACGTCGACACCTCCCTCGAGGTCGTCAAGCGTGAGGCGGCGTCGGGCCGCAAGCTGATCCAGGTCGGCTTCATGCGTCGCTTCGACGACGAGTACGAGCAGCTCAAGGGGCTCATCGACAACGGCACCTTCGGTCAGTTGCTCGTCGCGCACTGCGTGCACCGCAACCCGGCGGTCCCGCCGAACTTCGACTCGGCGATGATCGTCAAGGATTCGCTGGTCCACGAGGTCGACGTCACGCGGTTCCTGTTCGACGAGGAGATCGCCTCCGTTCAGATCATCGCTCCCGGATCCAACCCGAATGCGCCTGCGGGTCTGAAGGATCCGCAGATCGCGATCTTCACCACGGCCTCCGGACGTCACATCGACGTGGAGTGCTTCGTCACCACCGGTGTGGCCTACGAGGTCCGCACCGAGGTCGTCGGCGAATTCGGTTCGGCCTTCATCGGTCTCGACCAGGGTGGCGTCGTCCGCAAGCAGCGCAACCCCGTTCAGTCCGATACCGGCGACGGTCGCAAGATCGCCGGGATCTGGGGCGGTGACATCACCCCGTCGTTCGTGGAGCGGTTCGGCCGCGCCTACGACACCGAGATCCAGCGTTGGGTCAACGCCGTGCACGCGGGAACCAACGTCGACGGGCCCGGCGCCTGGGATGGCTACGCCGCCGCAGCGGTGTGCGCCGCCGGCGTCAAGGCTCTCGAAACCGGCCAGCCGCAAACTGTCGAGATGGTCGACCGCGCAAGCATTCCCGGCGCCTGA
- a CDS encoding Cgl0159 family (beta/alpha)8-fold protein, with protein MSDLTMTSPLSTSPSVNAPLCTTYAEVTAVRTQNPAAIGQAWARRRPRPTVVGDERLMIVAADHPARGALSVGDRPTAMNSRTDLLDRLRTALANPGVDGVLATSDILDDLLLLGALENKVVFSSMNRGGLAGASFELDDRMTAATARWTIDAGLNGAKMLCRVDLDDPGTLSMMTACAAAVDELAAGGSIAMLEPFMSSRVDGKVRNDLSADAVIKSMHIVQGLGSTSAYTWLKLPVVDEMERVMDATTMPTLLLGGDPQTAPDETFASWERALRIPSVRGLIVGRTLLYPSDGDVTTAVDTAVNLVR; from the coding sequence ATGTCTGACCTCACCATGACCAGTCCCCTGTCCACGTCCCCGTCGGTGAACGCACCCCTGTGCACCACCTACGCCGAGGTCACCGCGGTCCGCACCCAGAACCCGGCGGCCATCGGCCAGGCCTGGGCGCGGCGCCGGCCGCGGCCCACCGTCGTCGGCGACGAGCGACTGATGATCGTCGCCGCCGATCACCCGGCGCGCGGTGCCCTGTCCGTCGGTGACCGCCCGACCGCGATGAACAGCCGCACCGATCTGCTCGACCGCCTGCGCACCGCGCTGGCCAACCCGGGCGTCGACGGTGTGCTGGCCACCTCCGACATCCTCGACGACCTGCTGCTGCTCGGCGCTCTCGAGAACAAGGTGGTCTTCTCGTCGATGAACCGCGGCGGCCTCGCCGGCGCCTCCTTCGAACTCGATGATCGGATGACCGCGGCTACCGCGCGCTGGACCATCGACGCCGGACTCAACGGTGCCAAGATGCTGTGCCGCGTCGATCTCGACGACCCCGGCACGCTGTCGATGATGACCGCGTGCGCCGCGGCCGTCGACGAGCTCGCCGCCGGCGGATCCATCGCGATGCTCGAGCCGTTCATGTCCAGCCGGGTCGACGGCAAGGTGCGCAACGATCTCAGTGCCGACGCCGTCATCAAGTCGATGCACATCGTGCAGGGCCTCGGTTCCACCTCGGCCTACACCTGGCTCAAGCTGCCGGTGGTCGACGAGATGGAACGCGTCATGGACGCCACCACGATGCCGACGCTGCTGCTCGGCGGTGACCCGCAGACCGCGCCGGACGAGACGTTCGCGAGTTGGGAACGCGCCCTGCGCATTCCGTCTGTTCGCGGGTTGATCGTCGGGCGCACGCTGCTGTATCCGTCCGACGGCGACGTGACCACCGCGGTCGACACCGCCGTCAACCTGGTCCGCTGA
- a CDS encoding IS3 family transposase (programmed frameshift) — MGAPRKFDQETRERAVRMYQDRLGEVGGSKSAARRHVAEMLDINQATLRNWIEKDTPVVSSGVSTTSGELDAQVRELRRENSELRRANEILKTASAFFGRGGDRPPTSLIVEYIDDHRDRFGVDPICRVLTEYGMQIAPSTYYAHKQRGLVSAAMLEEAYAAHAVYQQFEKNRGVYGVRKMYHTMWRAGHVMGRDQVGRLMGICGISGAVRGSHRTTTTHRDDRAPRFPDHVERQWDTPTHPDQWWVADFTYVWTLAGFVYVAFLVDVFSRRILGWRVMASKHTPLVTSVVEQALFARRRSGFDFTATGLVHHSDAGSQYTSLAFTAALTEANITGSIGSVGDALDNALMESAIGLYKTELIDTGRAWKDRGEVERETAAYVHWFNAERLHSSLGYCSPVEYETRYRDSVASVAEVA, encoded by the exons ATGGGAGCACCACGGAAGTTTGACCAGGAGACGCGTGAGCGTGCCGTGCGGATGTATCAGGATCGGCTCGGCGAGGTGGGCGGGTCGAAGTCGGCGGCGCGCCGGCATGTCGCCGAGATGCTCGATATCAATCAGGCGACGCTGCGTAACTGGATCGAGAAGGACACGCCGGTGGTCTCCTCGGGGGTGAGTACGACCAGTGGGGAGTTGGATGCTCAGGTGCGTGAGCTGCGTCGTGAGAATTCCGAATTGCGCAGAGCCAATGAGATTTTGAAGACGGCGTCGGCGTTTTTCG GCCGCGGCGGAGATCGACCGCCGACTTCGTTGATCGTCGAGTACATCGACGATCACAGGGACAGGTTCGGGGTCGATCCGATCTGCCGGGTACTCACCGAGTACGGAATGCAGATTGCCCCATCCACCTACTATGCCCACAAGCAGCGTGGCCTGGTCTCGGCAGCGATGCTCGAGGAGGCCTACGCCGCTCATGCCGTCTACCAGCAGTTCGAGAAGAACCGCGGTGTGTACGGGGTGCGCAAGATGTATCACACGATGTGGCGCGCCGGTCACGTGATGGGTCGTGATCAGGTCGGCCGGCTGATGGGGATCTGCGGCATCTCCGGTGCTGTACGCGGCAGCCATCGCACCACCACGACCCACCGAGACGATAGGGCGCCACGATTCCCTGATCATGTTGAACGACAATGGGATACACCGACACATCCGGATCAGTGGTGGGTGGCCGACTTCACGTATGTGTGGACATTGGCGGGGTTTGTCTACGTCGCGTTCCTCGTGGATGTGTTTTCGCGACGCATCCTCGGGTGGCGAGTCATGGCGAGCAAGCACACACCGTTGGTGACGAGTGTTGTCGAGCAAGCGTTGTTCGCCCGCCGCCGATCCGGATTCGACTTCACCGCAACCGGTTTGGTTCATCACAGCGATGCGGGCAGTCAGTACACATCGTTGGCATTCACCGCTGCGCTGACCGAGGCCAACATCACCGGATCCATAGGATCGGTCGGCGATGCGCTCGACAACGCGCTCATGGAGTCGGCGATCGGCTTGTACAAGACCGAACTGATCGACACCGGCCGCGCCTGGAAGGACCGCGGCGAGGTCGAACGAGAGACCGCCGCCTACGTGCACTGGTTCAACGCCGAGAGGCTGCACTCCTCCCTGGGCTACTGCTCACCCGTCGAGTACGAGACGCGCTATCGTGACAGCGTCGCCTCCGTGGCGGAGGTGGCCTGA
- the iolD gene encoding 3D-(3,5/4)-trihydroxycyclohexane-1,2-dione acylhydrolase (decyclizing) — protein MAPINQGRAGGLTGVRTPHGEPTVRLTVSQATVRFLANQYVERDGERTKFFAGCFGIFGHGNVAGLGQALLQNEIDDVEANREPTLKYVLGRNEQAMVHSAVGYARMKDRMEAWAVTASVGPGSTNMLTGAALATINRLPVLLLPADTFATRASAPVLQELELPSSGDVTVNDAFKPVSRYFDRVWRPEQLPGALLGAMRVLTDPAETGAATVAIPQDVQAEAFDWPESLFAERTWHVARPLPERHVIAEAAEIIRSAKRPLIVAGGGVIYSGATDSLAEFCSRTGIPVGQSQAGKGSLPYDHPQSVGAIGSTGTTSANALAAQADVVIGIGTRYSDFTTASRTAFTGDDVRFVNINVASLDSVKQGGYSVVSDAREAIDALDELLADYRVDDAYREQVATLAREWDDIVEAAYSPTAVGTNVATGEEALTQGAVIGLVNETSDPRDVVVCAAGSMPGDLHKLWRTRDSKGYHVEYGYSCMGYEVAGGLGVKMACPDRDVFVMVGDGSYLMMATELVTAVQENLKVIVVLVQNHGFASIGSLSESLGSQRFGTDYRYRADNGRLSGATLPVDLAANAASLGADVIRATTAAEFADAIKTAKAAEVTTVIHVETDPLIGAPDSESWWDVPVSEVSTLSSTQAAYDVYAQWKAVQRPYLNPTTPDTEGDQK, from the coding sequence GTGGCACCGATCAATCAGGGACGCGCCGGCGGCCTCACCGGCGTCCGGACTCCCCACGGTGAGCCGACGGTCCGTCTGACCGTTTCCCAAGCGACCGTCCGGTTCCTCGCCAATCAGTACGTCGAACGCGACGGAGAACGCACCAAGTTCTTCGCCGGGTGCTTCGGCATCTTCGGCCACGGCAACGTGGCCGGCCTCGGACAGGCGTTGCTGCAAAACGAGATCGACGACGTCGAGGCAAACCGTGAGCCGACGCTCAAGTACGTTCTCGGGCGCAATGAGCAGGCCATGGTGCACTCGGCGGTCGGTTATGCGCGGATGAAGGACCGGATGGAGGCGTGGGCGGTGACCGCCTCGGTAGGCCCCGGCTCCACCAACATGCTCACCGGCGCGGCTCTCGCGACCATCAACCGGCTTCCCGTCCTGTTGCTGCCCGCGGATACCTTCGCCACCCGGGCCTCGGCCCCGGTCCTGCAGGAACTCGAACTCCCGTCATCGGGTGACGTCACGGTCAACGACGCCTTCAAGCCGGTGTCCCGGTACTTCGACCGCGTCTGGCGTCCCGAACAGCTTCCGGGCGCACTCCTCGGCGCGATGCGCGTGCTCACCGACCCCGCCGAGACCGGCGCGGCCACCGTCGCCATCCCGCAGGACGTGCAGGCCGAGGCCTTCGACTGGCCGGAATCGCTGTTCGCCGAACGCACCTGGCATGTCGCACGCCCGTTGCCCGAACGGCATGTGATCGCCGAGGCGGCCGAAATCATTCGCTCGGCCAAGCGTCCGCTCATCGTCGCCGGTGGTGGTGTCATCTACAGTGGCGCCACCGACTCGCTCGCCGAATTCTGCTCGCGCACCGGAATTCCGGTGGGTCAGAGCCAGGCCGGCAAGGGTTCGCTGCCGTATGACCATCCGCAGTCGGTCGGGGCCATCGGCTCCACCGGCACCACCTCCGCCAATGCACTGGCCGCGCAGGCCGACGTGGTGATCGGGATCGGCACCCGCTACAGCGATTTCACCACCGCGTCCCGCACCGCGTTCACCGGCGACGATGTCCGGTTCGTCAACATCAATGTGGCGTCGCTGGATTCAGTGAAGCAGGGTGGCTACAGCGTCGTGTCCGACGCCCGCGAAGCCATCGATGCACTCGACGAACTGCTGGCCGACTACCGCGTCGACGACGCCTACCGCGAGCAGGTGGCCACCCTGGCCCGCGAATGGGACGACATCGTCGAGGCCGCCTACTCACCCACCGCCGTCGGCACCAACGTCGCCACCGGCGAGGAGGCCCTCACCCAGGGCGCAGTGATCGGTCTGGTCAACGAGACCTCCGATCCGCGCGACGTGGTGGTGTGCGCCGCCGGCTCGATGCCGGGCGATCTGCACAAGCTCTGGCGCACCCGCGATTCCAAGGGTTACCACGTCGAATACGGATACTCCTGCATGGGATATGAGGTGGCCGGCGGCCTCGGCGTCAAGATGGCCTGCCCCGACCGCGACGTCTTCGTGATGGTCGGCGACGGGTCGTATCTGATGATGGCGACCGAACTCGTCACCGCGGTGCAGGAGAACCTGAAGGTGATCGTGGTGCTGGTCCAGAACCACGGCTTCGCCTCCATCGGCTCACTCTCGGAATCACTTGGCTCCCAGCGCTTCGGCACCGACTACCGATACCGCGCCGACAACGGCCGGCTCAGCGGTGCCACGCTGCCCGTCGACCTCGCGGCCAATGCCGCCTCGCTGGGCGCCGACGTCATCCGCGCCACCACCGCGGCCGAGTTCGCCGACGCGATCAAGACCGCCAAGGCGGCCGAGGTCACCACCGTCATCCACGTGGAGACCGACCCGTTGATCGGCGCTCCGGACAGCGAATCCTGGTGGGACGTCCCCGTTTCCGAGGTGTCGACGCTCTCGTCGACGCAGGCGGCCTACGACGTCTACGCCCAGTGGAAGGCCGTGCAGCGGCCCTACCTCAACCCGACCACCCCCGATACTGAAGGAGATCAGAAATGA
- a CDS encoding integrase core domain-containing protein produces MAAACGKHGLRRSMGATGICWDNAGAESLWSTVKHEYSKRHAFTTYANLTAGLANYIRFYNHDRRHSSLGMISPIDFEITSLTSQQSS; encoded by the coding sequence ATGGCCGCCGCATGCGGCAAGCATGGCTTGCGGCGCTCGATGGGCGCGACAGGGATCTGCTGGGACAACGCCGGCGCCGAATCACTGTGGTCGACCGTCAAGCACGAATACTCCAAGCGGCACGCGTTCACCACGTACGCGAATCTTACTGCGGGACTTGCCAATTACATCAGATTCTATAATCATGACAGGAGGCACAGCTCGCTGGGGATGATCTCGCCTATCGACTTCGAGATCACGTCACTGACAAGTCAGCAATCAAGCTAA